From the genome of Bacillus sp. 2205SS5-2:
TATGCATCCTGGACGAACAGCAGAAATCCTTCTAGACGAAGAAGTGCTTGGGTTTGTTGGTCAAGTTCATCCAGAGATTCAAAAAGAGCTCGACCTAAAAGAAACCTATGTCTTTGAATTAAACGCAAGCACGCTTTTCGGTGAAGAAACAGAGCCACTTCAATACAGCAGCATTCCACGTTTTCCATCTATTACACGGGATATTGCCCTTGTAGTAGATTCGAAGGTATTGGCAGGAGACATTGAAGCAGTGATTGTAGAAGTGGGTGGAAAGTTATTGAGAGAAGTATCTGTGTTCGATCTTTATGAAGGTGAACATATGGAAGCAGGAAAGAAATCTGTTGCTTTCTCCTTAAAATATTTCGATCCAGAGCGTACATTAACGGATGAGCAAGTTGTTAAAGTACACGACAAAGTGCTAGCAGCAGTCAAAGAAAAAATTGGGGCTGAATTGCGCGGATAATATAAAAAGCACGAGACTTCGGATGAAGTCTCGTGCTTTTTTAAAGGCTTTATTTGCATACTTTGTTACTCAAAACATATAAAGAGGTATCGAAACACCCCTACCTTTCCATATTTTGGGATGAAATTGATACGAAAAGATCCCCATAGTCTTTCCTCGCCACGAAATATAGACTAGTGCATAGAGCTACAATCTATACGACAACAGCTTTTTTAAAAGGTAAGAAATAAATTTTTACGAGCACCCGATTACCCCAGTATTAGGAGCAGAGGAGTCAAATCCCTGCTCCAAAAACGGCTTTGACTATAGAACATCTATGCACCTTTAACATGCTTTGTCTGCTTTATTGTTGATCAAAGTAAATTCCTCTTTTTCGGGTTCAAGTTCACCCGTTTTTGTGAGTTGTTTCTTTTTCTTGCTTACCTGTTTCATACCGACTGGATTTCCCCCGATAAGGACAATACGGAGAACAGAACTGATTTCATTCACGCAATAAATTGCTATAGCAAAGAAAAACAGGGGACTCAATACTAGATAGGGTCTGATAAAGACTTGATTGATATTGATACTGATAGTCGCAGCCCATTCGTTTGTTACCGAAAAATAGGCAGGAATGTCCGTGAACCCAAATACATCAGTTCTCAGTCCACCTAGGCAGATATGGAGAATACCGAGTTGGATTAATAGGACCAGAGTTTGTGACACCTGTTCTGAGAACATTACCACCGAATGGCGGCTAAAGTGAGGCAGCAAATGCTTTCGAATCAGGTGAAAACGACTTGCTCCCATCTGACGGGATGCCACAATAAATTCATGTTTCAGGTAGTCATTCATTCCTTGCCCGACATACATTCCTAGAGAAGGGATCACCATGATTGAAATGACAGCAATTTCAATCAGGAGAAACTTAATTGATGGAAGACCACCATCTTCGAATTGTATTTGAAGGGGATATAAGAGTATGAAACCAATGATGGCGAGCGGGATAAAGTTAAAGGTATCCCACAGTCCTTTGAATCCTGAGCGAAACCAGCCGGGCATGAAAGCGTAGAAGAGACCGGAAATAAAACCGCCAATCATTCGGAAAAGGGCAATTGCTAAAGCCGATAGCAAGGTATACTTAGCACCATCCATCAGGAGAAGAAATTGGCTTCTCCCCAGCTTATCGCTTCCAATTGGAGGCATTTCGGAAGGGGAGTAAGGCGCTCTAGCGATGATTTTGCTAGTTTCAGAATCTCGTAAATAGGGGTGTTCGGATTCTTCAAAGTCAGGATAGACGATAGGAACTAAAAAGCTCCCGACAATCAGACCCCCAATGATAAGAACGGGTATCCAAAAACGAAAATACTTGAAGACACTCATATTTCCATCTCCCCTCCTACTGTTTTGGCAATTAAAATCCTCCCAAGGTTGAACAGAATGAAAAACGGAACAAAAACCATGAGCATACCGATGAAAAAGGCGCTTGGTTCAATTGTGGCTGTGGTGAGCATCACAACCATAAACCCATTAATATTGAACAAGATTTCAATAATCAGCAAATTCGAAAGCATCAATAGGAAAATCGGCTTGATATGGTAGTAAAATTGAATCCACACATTCCGGAATAGATGGACCCATAGGGTATAGGCTTTCGAAAATCCTTTGGAAAAGGAGTACTCCACATACGGCCTGTCCTTTTCTTCTCGTATTTGAAACAGAAAGTGTTTTGTAAGAAAGACAATCGGCAAAATAGACAGGCAAAAGATCGGTAAGACATAAATCTTGTCTTCGCCCAGTTTATAAATATCGAAGAGAAGAATGTCTGTTCTTTTGAAAAACCAAATGATAAATAATTGTAAAAGTACAACGATCATGACATCTGGAAGGGAGTCAAACAAGTCAAGAATACGCATGCAAATCCGGTATGCCCATCTTGGAAGAAACATGAACAAATAACTCGTAATTGCTGAAACGACCACCGCTATAATAAACGCCGCTGTCAGGAGAAGGAAGGAGTACCCGAACAATTTAAAAAACATTGGAAATAGGGGGTATATCTTTTCTCCTTCCTCGATACTGATAAAAATAGAGCCAGGATGTAAAACATCATGGAAAATTTGCTTTAGGGTATGTAGGTACTTTGCTAGATGAATAACAAGCTCATTATCGTACATAAGCAAAGAACCGGCCGCGCTGAATAAAAAAAGTCCTGTACAAGTTAGTAGAAACTGAACAGGGATCCATAAAAACTGCTTCAAAATTATTCCTCCTTTTCCCTTGTTCATTGATAACTTCTTTTTCCACTTTGTGGTGGATTAAATTCCTTATTTATTAGTATTTTTATTTACCGACAATAATAGTTACACTTTATTCAAGAGAATAAGAGGTGTTTATTAAAGTAGAAAAATTATAGACTAAGATAATAGAAAGCTTAAGCACATTACTAGGGAATGCAACCACAGGGACAGCCAGCCAGTATAAGTAGCAAGAGGAAAAAAACGGTAAAAGTTATTTTATAAAAGGGAACGCACCATATAAATTTGCCATTAGGTAAAGCTCCTTTTAGGATATATAGTTATCACATCGGTCTTGAAAGTGTAAGAGAAGGAGCTAATTTCCACTTTCCGCCACCATCAAGGATGGGAGCATATTTTACAAGACCTGAAAAACTTTCTCCTTCAAATTCATAATTTTCCAGACCTTCAACTTCTGCAAGAAACTCTCCAGTTCTTCCGAATTTTTCTTGTAGCGTGTTTATTTGGAGATTCGGTCTAAACCAAACTTCTAACTGAGAAGACATAGTAGCCTGTTTCTTATTTATTACGATCGTAAATTGACCGGTATCATCAACCTCGACTTTATATTCTTCAACAAAATCTCCAGATACCTGCTCGTTTCCCTCAAATATATCAGTGATTGTTGCATTTTTAGAAAATTCTTTAAGACCAGCAAGGATAATTGTTCCCTTTGGTAAGTTAGTTGTCCCTCTAATAATAAGTCTAGCTCTTTCTATAAACACAGTTCCTTCAAGTGTAACTTCTTCACTTTTTTTTGAATTCAAGGGTTGTGATTGTAAACTTTCATCATAAAAAACAACTCTGCAGCCTGTAAGCGTTAGGAACAAAAGTATAATGGGGATGAAAACCTTAAT
Proteins encoded in this window:
- a CDS encoding ABC transporter permease subunit codes for the protein MSVFKYFRFWIPVLIIGGLIVGSFLVPIVYPDFEESEHPYLRDSETSKIIARAPYSPSEMPPIGSDKLGRSQFLLLMDGAKYTLLSALAIALFRMIGGFISGLFYAFMPGWFRSGFKGLWDTFNFIPLAIIGFILLYPLQIQFEDGGLPSIKFLLIEIAVISIMVIPSLGMYVGQGMNDYLKHEFIVASRQMGASRFHLIRKHLLPHFSRHSVVMFSEQVSQTLVLLIQLGILHICLGGLRTDVFGFTDIPAYFSVTNEWAATISININQVFIRPYLVLSPLFFFAIAIYCVNEISSVLRIVLIGGNPVGMKQVSKKKKQLTKTGELEPEKEEFTLINNKADKAC
- a CDS encoding ABC transporter permease subunit, producing MKQFLWIPVQFLLTCTGLFLFSAAGSLLMYDNELVIHLAKYLHTLKQIFHDVLHPGSIFISIEEGEKIYPLFPMFFKLFGYSFLLLTAAFIIAVVVSAITSYLFMFLPRWAYRICMRILDLFDSLPDVMIVVLLQLFIIWFFKRTDILLFDIYKLGEDKIYVLPIFCLSILPIVFLTKHFLFQIREEKDRPYVEYSFSKGFSKAYTLWVHLFRNVWIQFYYHIKPIFLLMLSNLLIIEILFNINGFMVVMLTTATIEPSAFFIGMLMVFVPFFILFNLGRILIAKTVGGEMEI